A window from Prochlorococcus marinus CUG1435 encodes these proteins:
- a CDS encoding 4-(cytidine 5'-diphospho)-2-C-methyl-D-erythritol kinase translates to MQDLAKTKINIKSPAKINLHLEVIGKREDGFHELAMIMQNIDLADYLEFEINNKGLIKLESDCNDLSLSDDNLIVKAANLLRKKSNIDYGANIFLRKNIPIGAGLAGGSSNAAATLIGLNKLWDLNLDQETLCSLASTLGSDIPFFINGGIQLCFGRGEILEKLDSNFEYGVILLKNRNVSVSTAETYKKYSNRFCDQYLTDREMIENIRKNLRDNGLNNLNFNNQNLSIKNDLQLVVENENDSVKQALYLLSKLENCLTFSMSGSGPTCFAIFKDIEIAKKELTANYKLFRNKGYDSWVCTFLEKGITFI, encoded by the coding sequence ATGCAAGATTTAGCTAAAACGAAAATTAATATAAAATCTCCCGCCAAAATAAATTTGCACCTTGAAGTTATTGGTAAAAGAGAGGATGGATTTCATGAGTTAGCAATGATTATGCAAAATATCGATCTTGCTGATTATTTAGAATTTGAAATTAATAATAAAGGTTTAATTAAACTTGAGTCTGATTGTAATGATTTAAGCTTATCTGATGATAACTTAATTGTTAAAGCGGCAAATCTATTAAGGAAAAAATCAAATATAGATTACGGTGCGAATATATTTTTAAGAAAAAATATTCCAATTGGCGCAGGTTTAGCTGGTGGATCCAGTAATGCAGCAGCAACATTAATTGGTCTTAATAAGTTATGGGATTTGAACTTAGATCAAGAAACATTATGTTCATTAGCATCAACTTTAGGATCTGATATTCCCTTTTTTATAAATGGTGGTATTCAATTATGTTTTGGAAGAGGAGAAATTTTGGAGAAATTAGATTCAAACTTTGAATATGGAGTAATTCTTTTAAAAAATCGAAATGTATCAGTATCTACAGCTGAAACCTATAAAAAATATAGTAATAGATTTTGTGATCAATATCTTACTGATAGAGAAATGATTGAGAATATAAGAAAAAATTTAAGAGATAATGGTTTAAATAACTTAAATTTTAATAATCAAAATTTATCTATTAAAAATGATTTGCAGTTAGTTGTTGAAAATGAAAATGATTCTGTAAAGCAGGCATTATATTTACTTTCTAAATTAGAAAATTGTCTCACATTTTCAATGAGTGGATCAGGACCTACATGCTTTGCAATCTTTAAAGATATAGAGATTGCTAAAAAAGAATTAACTGCAAATTATAAATTATTTAGAAATAAAGGTTATGATTCATGGGTTTGCACTTTCCTTGAAAAGGGAATAACATTCATATAA
- the umuD gene encoding translesion error-prone DNA polymerase V autoproteolytic subunit — MDSFDSTTKKFKIPLLTDSVSAGFPSPADDYTEENIDLNEHLISNPFSTFFLRVKGDSMINAGIKDKDLIIVDKSLTARPGNIIIAMIDGEFTIKRLSIKNNELYLKAENHNYPDFIFKNHIDVQIWGVVIYSIHSYL; from the coding sequence TTGGATTCTTTTGATTCAACTACTAAAAAATTTAAAATCCCCTTATTAACTGATTCGGTATCAGCAGGGTTTCCTTCTCCTGCAGATGACTATACAGAAGAAAATATTGATTTAAACGAACATTTAATATCTAATCCGTTTAGCACTTTTTTTCTTAGAGTTAAAGGTGACTCAATGATAAATGCAGGAATTAAAGATAAAGATTTAATAATCGTAGACAAGAGCTTAACAGCCAGGCCAGGGAATATCATCATTGCAATGATAGACGGAGAATTTACAATAAAAAGATTATCTATAAAAAATAATGAATTATATTTAAAAGCAGAAAATCATAATTATCCTGATTTTATATTTAAAAACCATATTGATGTACAGATATGGGGGGTTGTTATTTATTCAATACATAGCTATTTATGA
- the rsmA gene encoding 16S rRNA (adenine(1518)-N(6)/adenine(1519)-N(6))-dimethyltransferase RsmA translates to MNSKNYHQKKRFGQHWLVNKKILEKIKEIAVLNENDFILEIGPGKGALTSKLLDSEIKKLHAIELDKDLINLLNDKFNNNDKFSLQQGDILSVNLDSINKKITKVIANIPYNITGPILDIFIGRLGIIKNYNYEKIIFLMQKDVVDRILSKEGSPNAGALSIRMQLLSKIKRICDVPPSSFSPPPKVFSSLVVFEPIKNDLRLDISLEKYIDKLLRISFNSRRKMLRNTLNSILSNEEINELSESSKVCFNLRPQDISIDQWIKLAENCIKIKK, encoded by the coding sequence ATGAATTCTAAAAACTATCATCAAAAAAAAAGATTTGGACAACACTGGTTGGTAAATAAAAAAATATTAGAAAAAATTAAAGAAATTGCTGTTCTTAATGAAAATGACTTTATTTTAGAAATTGGTCCTGGTAAAGGAGCTTTAACATCTAAGTTGTTAGATTCAGAAATTAAAAAATTACATGCAATTGAATTAGATAAAGATTTAATAAATTTATTAAATGATAAATTCAATAATAATGATAAGTTTTCACTGCAGCAGGGAGATATTCTTTCTGTAAATTTAGATTCGATTAATAAGAAGATTACAAAAGTGATTGCAAATATTCCTTACAATATAACTGGTCCAATATTGGATATTTTCATAGGTCGATTGGGCATTATAAAAAACTATAATTACGAAAAAATAATATTTTTGATGCAGAAAGACGTGGTAGATAGGATTTTGTCAAAAGAAGGTAGTCCCAATGCTGGTGCGCTTAGTATAAGAATGCAACTATTATCAAAAATAAAAAGAATATGTGATGTGCCGCCTTCATCATTTAGTCCGCCTCCAAAAGTTTTTTCTTCTTTAGTCGTTTTCGAACCAATTAAAAATGATTTAAGATTAGACATTAGTCTAGAAAAATATATAGATAAACTTCTTCGAATTTCATTTAATTCAAGAAGAAAAATGCTTAGAAATACTCTTAATTCAATACTTTCAAATGAAGAGATAAATGAATTATCTGAATCTTCAAAAGTTTGTTTTAATTTAAGACCACAAGATATTTCAATTGACCAATGGATTAAGCTTGCAGAAAATTGTATTAAAATTAAAAAATAA
- a CDS encoding DUF3082 domain-containing protein: MADNSKENIEKIIPEKGPLNFIVGSLTSFLLFIFFYFLSNKIAIYFSLHKPSNSSEIVQNISSSINTLIIGLSFLLTFSFAFIGVGLFIVFIRSFFLKKS, from the coding sequence GTGGCTGATAATAGTAAAGAGAATATTGAAAAAATCATTCCTGAAAAAGGACCTTTAAATTTTATTGTTGGATCATTAACTAGTTTTTTATTATTCATATTTTTTTATTTTCTTAGCAATAAAATTGCAATTTATTTCTCCTTACATAAACCATCCAATTCTTCTGAAATTGTCCAAAATATTTCTTCTAGTATCAATACCTTAATAATTGGGTTATCTTTTTTGCTAACTTTTTCATTTGCTTTTATAGGCGTTGGACTTTTCATTGTATTTATTCGCAGTTTTTTTCTGAAGAAAAGTTGA
- a CDS encoding Y-family DNA polymerase — MRISNIDAIALIDANNFYASCEQNINPHLRNKPVVILSNNDGCIIARSPEARALKIKMGTPYFKVKERLNKLEVAVLSSNYSLYGDMSRRLMNLLKNYCEQIEIYSIDEAFVSISRPNDENLYPWARSIRSLIYQNLGITITVGIGENKVRAKIANKLAKNIDYSAGIFDLARTENENNYLKRISIDKIWGVGKQTSNWLQSKGIKNARELRDMEENEIIKKLGIVGKRLQLELKGHRCLPIEKNKKSKKEIQVSRSFGTPITKLEDLTQALATHAIKASEKMRSQNLQSSDIRVFARTSKYSSQNYQRSAHRKLTNATDDTNKILKIVVELSEEIYNPEYKFSKAGVLMQDLTNSEYLQQSVINYKSQEDLKKSANLMRTIDLLNKRFNNNAITWAITKNPQSWKMNKNFLSRSSTTDIEQIPTIVK, encoded by the coding sequence ATGAGAATTTCAAATATTGATGCAATAGCTCTTATAGATGCTAATAATTTTTACGCATCATGTGAACAAAATATTAATCCTCATTTGAGAAATAAACCAGTAGTAATTTTATCTAATAATGACGGATGTATCATTGCAAGAAGCCCTGAAGCGCGAGCTTTAAAAATTAAAATGGGAACTCCTTATTTTAAGGTCAAAGAAAGACTAAATAAATTAGAGGTAGCAGTCTTAAGCTCAAACTACTCACTTTATGGGGATATGAGCAGAAGGCTAATGAATTTACTGAAAAATTACTGTGAACAGATAGAAATTTATTCTATTGACGAAGCATTCGTCTCGATTTCTAGACCTAATGATGAAAATCTATATCCTTGGGCAAGAAGCATAAGATCATTAATATATCAGAATCTAGGGATTACCATAACAGTAGGAATAGGAGAAAATAAAGTAAGAGCAAAAATTGCTAATAAACTAGCTAAAAATATTGATTATTCAGCTGGAATATTTGATTTAGCTAGAACCGAAAATGAGAATAATTATTTGAAAAGAATTAGTATAGATAAGATATGGGGAGTCGGGAAACAAACCTCTAATTGGTTGCAAAGTAAAGGTATTAAAAATGCGAGAGAACTAAGAGATATGGAAGAAAATGAAATCATTAAGAAATTAGGCATCGTAGGGAAAAGACTGCAATTAGAACTGAAAGGCCATAGATGCCTGCCCATAGAAAAAAACAAGAAATCAAAAAAAGAAATTCAGGTGAGCAGGAGTTTCGGCACGCCTATCACAAAATTAGAAGACTTAACTCAAGCACTGGCAACTCACGCAATAAAAGCCTCTGAAAAAATGAGAAGTCAGAATTTGCAATCATCTGATATTAGAGTGTTTGCCAGAACCAGTAAATATTCAAGTCAAAATTATCAAAGAAGTGCTCATAGAAAACTTACAAATGCAACAGATGACACAAATAAAATTTTAAAAATAGTAGTTGAATTATCTGAAGAAATTTATAATCCCGAATATAAATTCTCAAAAGCTGGTGTTTTAATGCAGGATTTAACTAATAGCGAATATTTACAGCAATCAGTTATCAATTACAAATCTCAGGAAGACTTAAAAAAATCTGCAAATCTTATGAGAACGATTGATTTATTAAATAAAAGATTTAATAACAATGCAATTACATGGGCCATTACAAAAAATCCACAAAGTTGGAAGATGAATAAGAATTTCTTAAGTCGCTCATCTACAACTGATATAGAACAAATTCCAACTATAGTGAAGTAA
- a CDS encoding alpha-ketoacid dehydrogenase subunit beta, whose amino-acid sequence MAGTLLFNALKEAIDEEMANDVNVCVMGEDVGQYGGSYKVTKDLYEKYGELRVLDTPIAENSFTGMAVGAAMTGLRPIVEGMNMGFLLLAFNQISNNMGMLRYTSGGNYKIPAVVRGPGGVGRQLGAEHSQRLEAYFHAVPGIKIVACSTPTNAKGLMKAAIRDDNPVLFFEHVLLYNLSEELPEGDYTCALDQADLVKEGKDITLLTYSRMRHHCLKAVEELDKKGIDVELIDLISLKPFDMNTISKSIRKTNKVIIVEECMKTGGIAAELIALITEECFDDLDAKPIRLSSQDIPTPYNGNLENLTIIQPHQIVEKVEHLISGSI is encoded by the coding sequence GTGGCTGGAACATTATTATTTAATGCTTTGAAAGAAGCAATTGATGAGGAAATGGCAAATGATGTTAATGTTTGCGTCATGGGTGAAGATGTTGGTCAATATGGAGGTTCTTACAAAGTAACTAAAGATTTATATGAAAAATATGGTGAGTTAAGAGTACTGGATACTCCAATTGCAGAGAATAGTTTTACAGGTATGGCCGTTGGTGCAGCAATGACTGGATTGAGACCAATAGTTGAAGGAATGAATATGGGTTTTTTGCTTTTAGCGTTTAATCAGATATCAAATAATATGGGCATGCTTCGATATACAAGTGGGGGGAATTATAAAATACCAGCAGTAGTGCGTGGGCCGGGAGGGGTTGGCCGTCAACTTGGTGCTGAACACAGTCAAAGACTTGAAGCTTATTTTCATGCAGTTCCAGGTATAAAAATAGTTGCATGCAGTACTCCTACAAATGCTAAAGGTTTAATGAAAGCAGCAATAAGAGATGATAATCCAGTTTTATTTTTTGAACATGTACTCCTATATAACTTGTCTGAAGAATTACCAGAGGGTGACTATACTTGCGCTTTAGATCAGGCTGACCTTGTAAAGGAGGGTAAAGATATCACATTATTAACCTATTCAAGAATGAGACATCATTGCCTTAAAGCTGTTGAAGAATTAGATAAAAAAGGGATAGATGTTGAATTAATTGATTTAATAAGTTTAAAACCATTTGATATGAATACTATTTCCAAATCAATAAGAAAAACAAATAAAGTAATTATCGTTGAAGAATGTATGAAGACCGGAGGTATTGCTGCCGAATTAATTGCATTGATAACAGAAGAGTGTTTCGATGATCTTGATGCCAAACCAATTAGGTTATCCAGTCAAGATATACCAACTCCATATAATGGAAATCTTGAGAATTTGACAATAATCCAGCCACATCAAATAGTTGAAAAAGTTGAACACTTAATAAGTGGGAGTATATAG
- the secF gene encoding protein translocase subunit SecF produces the protein MKLFNLEIIKNKRRIIGFSTFLISLSLLGVLYSTFNTSYRKPINLGMDFVGGNELRIERVCEEECSNISPDSVLENLREDSKNKKFLSSIKLQFQNNNKLISIRTPYLSIEESNNLITNLEKTIGPLNYESKDSRLIGPKLGKRLLINCISSLLVSLVAISIYITIRFDKKYALFALLALFHDLLIVFGIFSWLGIILSVEVNSLFAVALLTIAGYSVNDTVVIFDRIRENLKSRKDGFNETIQLSVNESFRRTTFTSITTLIPLLSIILFGSYSLFWFSLALSLGILVGSYSSILLAPSFLLKD, from the coding sequence ATGAAATTATTTAATCTTGAAATAATTAAAAATAAAAGAAGGATAATTGGTTTTTCAACTTTTCTTATTTCTTTGAGTCTTTTAGGAGTTTTATATTCTACTTTTAATACTTCTTATAGGAAACCTATAAATCTAGGGATGGATTTTGTTGGGGGAAATGAATTAAGAATAGAGAGAGTATGTGAAGAAGAATGTTCTAATATTTCTCCTGATTCAGTTTTAGAAAATTTAAGAGAGGACTCTAAAAATAAAAAATTCTTATCTAGTATTAAATTACAATTCCAAAATAATAATAAATTAATTTCAATAAGAACTCCTTATTTAAGTATTGAAGAATCAAATAATCTTATTACTAATCTTGAGAAAACTATTGGGCCTCTAAATTATGAGAGTAAAGATTCAAGATTAATAGGTCCAAAGCTTGGGAAAAGATTACTTATAAATTGTATTTCTTCTTTGTTAGTTTCTTTAGTTGCAATTTCTATATATATAACTATAAGATTTGATAAGAAGTATGCATTATTTGCCTTATTAGCTTTATTCCATGATTTATTAATTGTTTTTGGTATCTTCTCTTGGTTGGGAATAATATTATCTGTAGAGGTAAATAGTTTATTTGCTGTAGCCCTGTTAACTATTGCTGGATATTCTGTAAATGATACTGTTGTTATATTCGATAGAATTCGTGAGAATTTAAAATCAAGGAAAGATGGCTTTAACGAAACTATTCAATTATCAGTGAATGAATCATTTAGGAGAACAACGTTTACCAGTATTACAACTCTTATCCCTTTATTAAGTATAATTTTGTTTGGATCTTATTCACTTTTTTGGTTTTCTTTGGCCTTATCATTAGGAATTTTAGTTGGAAGCTATTCAAGTATTTTATTGGCTCCATCTTTTTTGCTTAAAGATTAA
- a CDS encoding serine hydroxymethyltransferase: MEFILFLSKLDKEILNLLIKANYIVEENKIECLLNKEIKGLHNFKENKIIICTENAKRKTNYRNKNQQPNKDSFKTERAIRKALRHEATHAIQKCNNNKTIGDIKKLESKLHQSKRKALEFSSSNFSGTYAKEVEAYVLEDKPKKVKNLIKKYCL, encoded by the coding sequence ATGGAATTTATATTATTTTTAAGCAAATTAGATAAAGAGATTCTTAACTTATTAATTAAAGCAAACTACATAGTTGAAGAAAATAAAATTGAATGTCTATTAAACAAAGAAATAAAAGGACTACATAATTTTAAAGAAAATAAAATAATAATATGTACTGAAAACGCAAAAAGGAAAACAAATTATAGAAATAAGAATCAACAACCAAATAAAGATAGCTTCAAAACAGAAAGGGCGATAAGAAAAGCATTAAGACACGAAGCAACTCATGCGATACAAAAATGTAATAACAATAAAACAATAGGGGATATCAAAAAATTAGAAAGCAAATTGCATCAAAGTAAAAGAAAAGCATTAGAGTTCTCTAGTTCAAATTTTTCTGGGACTTATGCGAAAGAAGTAGAAGCTTATGTTCTTGAAGATAAACCCAAAAAAGTTAAAAACTTGATTAAAAAATACTGCCTATAA
- a CDS encoding DNA primase, whose amino-acid sequence MVHSIHPRTIQEVKEKADIVDVISEHIVLKKKGKEFVGICPFHDDTKPSMTVSPSKQFYYCFSCGAGGNSIKFLMEFTRANFSDVVLSLAKKNNINVENLEGPQIEAYKKQLSRKEELYKILRFTKNWFKSQLNNSLGVDAMKYLTSKRNLSNKIIDNFELGFAPNSWNDLFNYLSKVEKFPINLILASGLAISKDNSDKIYDRFRNRLIVPIHDMQGRVVAFGGRSLDGQEPKYLNSPESEIFEKGKMLFAFEKASSNIRKRDKAIIVEGYFDVISLHSKGITNSVASLGTALNKYQISQLCRCTDNKNIILNFDSDNAGILATKRVIKEVESLSIHDQINLKILQLSDFKDPDEYLNSHTPEDYFNLIDNSSFWIDWEIDQIFKDKDLTKSEIFQSVISSLVKLLSKLPQSSTRTHYLQKVSEKLSKGQARLAIQFEQDLRNQVKGFRWHGRSKKFEQPNEISRREKNESEIIFYYLHCPDLRLFIRDEFLKREINGFNTSYIQSLWEAISKIEQNNLGLNYLNDLKQSNSQNLQKDFSSINLISLLPDYLAVNNPESSNKINIFINPNELFLTLLSNPKDNLLGTLSLLEKYNSLKRCRHLIESWGSQRLKTLENCISILIDNPSSGSSNTNKEIDDLFKDLNSDAIKFQELYYLERQHINFLDKQRCGNFIAS is encoded by the coding sequence ATGGTTCATTCTATACACCCAAGAACTATTCAAGAGGTTAAGGAAAAAGCAGATATTGTTGACGTTATATCTGAACATATTGTTCTTAAGAAGAAAGGCAAGGAATTTGTTGGGATTTGCCCTTTTCATGATGATACTAAGCCATCTATGACAGTATCACCTAGTAAACAATTCTATTATTGTTTTTCTTGTGGTGCTGGTGGTAACTCTATTAAATTTTTAATGGAATTTACTCGTGCAAATTTTTCAGATGTTGTACTTTCTCTCGCTAAAAAAAATAATATTAATGTTGAAAATCTCGAGGGTCCCCAAATAGAAGCCTATAAAAAACAATTATCTAGAAAGGAAGAGCTTTATAAAATATTAAGATTCACTAAAAATTGGTTTAAGTCTCAATTAAATAATTCTCTTGGTGTTGACGCTATGAAATATTTAACATCAAAGAGAAACTTGAGTAATAAGATTATTGATAACTTTGAATTAGGTTTTGCCCCAAATTCATGGAATGATTTATTTAATTATCTATCCAAAGTAGAAAAATTTCCTATCAATTTAATATTAGCTTCAGGCCTTGCAATTTCTAAAGATAATTCTGACAAGATTTATGATCGTTTTAGAAATAGATTAATTGTTCCAATACATGATATGCAGGGAAGAGTAGTTGCTTTTGGAGGAAGATCTCTTGATGGTCAGGAACCTAAATACCTTAATTCTCCTGAATCAGAGATATTTGAAAAGGGTAAAATGTTGTTTGCATTCGAAAAAGCTTCTAGCAATATTAGGAAAAGAGATAAAGCTATTATTGTTGAAGGCTACTTTGATGTTATTTCTCTTCATTCAAAGGGTATTACTAATTCTGTGGCTTCTCTCGGTACCGCATTAAATAAGTATCAAATTTCTCAACTATGTAGATGTACAGATAATAAAAATATTATTTTGAATTTTGATTCTGATAATGCAGGTATTTTAGCTACAAAAAGAGTAATTAAAGAAGTCGAGAGTCTATCCATTCATGATCAAATTAATCTTAAGATACTTCAACTAAGTGATTTTAAAGATCCTGACGAATATTTAAATAGTCATACTCCTGAAGATTATTTTAATTTAATTGATAATTCATCTTTTTGGATTGATTGGGAGATTGATCAGATCTTTAAAGATAAAGATTTAACAAAGTCTGAAATTTTCCAGAGCGTTATTTCGTCATTGGTAAAATTGTTGAGTAAACTACCTCAATCATCAACCAGAACTCATTATCTACAAAAAGTTTCCGAAAAATTAAGTAAGGGACAAGCTAGGTTAGCAATTCAGTTTGAACAAGATTTAAGAAATCAAGTAAAGGGATTTCGTTGGCATGGTAGATCAAAAAAATTTGAACAACCAAATGAAATTTCCCGACGTGAGAAAAATGAATCGGAAATAATTTTTTATTATTTACATTGTCCAGATCTTAGGCTATTTATTCGTGATGAATTTCTCAAAAGAGAAATTAATGGTTTTAATACTAGTTATATTCAAAGTTTATGGGAAGCTATTTCAAAAATTGAACAAAATAATTTAGGTCTAAACTACTTAAATGATTTAAAACAATCAAATAGTCAAAATCTTCAAAAAGATTTTTCTTCTATTAACTTAATTTCACTTCTGCCTGATTACTTAGCTGTCAATAATCCTGAATCATCAAATAAAATTAATATTTTTATTAATCCAAATGAGTTGTTTTTAACATTGTTGAGTAATCCTAAAGACAATTTACTAGGAACATTATCACTTCTTGAGAAATATAATTCTCTTAAAAGATGTAGACACTTAATCGAATCTTGGGGATCTCAAAGATTAAAAACTTTAGAAAATTGTATATCTATTTTAATTGATAATCCTTCTTCAGGTTCTTCAAATACAAATAAAGAGATAGATGATCTTTTTAAAGATTTAAACTCAGATGCTATCAAATTTCAGGAATTATATTACTTAGAAAGGCAACATATTAATTTTTTAGATAAACAGCGTTGTGGCAATTTCATCGCTAGTTAA
- the secD gene encoding protein translocase subunit SecD produces the protein MKRRQGWLFFIIFLLTLSVYLLINYPLQLGLDLQGGSQLTLQIIKEEGNVTKDELEAVNSVIDRRVNNLGVSESNLQTLGGDQLILELPGEQNPLVASRVLGKTALLEFRTQKLGTSSELKELQLQRLNIKNLIEQYSSIEKIQYDDNLLKIIQDNLKETEQEINYSSTTNDLYGKLIEVKKYVDNKISNLFIKTGLTGKDLINAGRRQEQTNSNWEVLLTFSNSGGEKFAEITRSIAGTDQLLAIILDGESISEASVGNQFANTGITGGSATISGNFSAENARELEVQLKGGSLPLPIEIVETNTIGALLGYKNILKSLYAAISGLIFVGVFMIFNYRILGFVSVLSLVLYGFFNLAIYSLIPITLTLPGISGLILSIGMAVDANILIFERIREELYNGNTLTRSIDSGFQRANSSIVDGHITTLLSCFVLFLLGTNFVKGFAATLGIGVLISLFTSLNCSKTILRFFTTYQSLRQKNLYLPRKIFSN, from the coding sequence ATGAAAAGAAGGCAAGGATGGCTTTTTTTTATAATATTCCTACTTACATTATCCGTTTATTTATTAATTAATTATCCTTTACAGTTGGGCCTAGATTTACAAGGGGGTTCTCAACTTACACTTCAAATTATTAAAGAGGAAGGTAACGTAACTAAAGACGAATTGGAGGCTGTTAATTCTGTTATTGATAGACGCGTTAATAATTTAGGAGTATCCGAGTCTAACTTACAAACTCTTGGTGGAGATCAATTAATTTTAGAATTACCCGGAGAACAGAATCCACTTGTTGCTTCAAGAGTTTTAGGAAAAACTGCTTTATTAGAATTTAGAACTCAAAAATTAGGTACATCATCAGAATTAAAAGAATTACAACTTCAGAGATTAAATATTAAAAATTTAATTGAACAATATTCCTCTATAGAAAAAATTCAATATGATGATAATCTCTTAAAAATTATTCAGGATAATCTTAAAGAAACAGAGCAAGAAATAAATTATTCATCTACTACTAATGATTTATATGGGAAGTTAATTGAAGTTAAAAAATACGTGGACAATAAAATTTCAAATCTATTTATCAAAACAGGTTTAACTGGAAAAGATCTTATTAACGCAGGAAGGAGACAAGAACAAACAAATAGTAATTGGGAGGTTTTATTAACTTTTAGTAATTCAGGTGGAGAAAAATTTGCAGAAATTACAAGGTCAATCGCTGGTACTGATCAACTATTGGCTATCATTCTTGATGGGGAATCTATTAGTGAAGCTAGTGTTGGTAATCAGTTTGCTAATACTGGCATTACAGGTGGATCAGCAACAATAAGTGGTAATTTTAGTGCTGAAAATGCAAGAGAATTAGAAGTTCAACTTAAAGGTGGTTCCTTGCCCTTGCCAATTGAAATAGTAGAAACTAACACTATTGGAGCTTTGCTAGGATACAAAAATATTTTAAAAAGTCTTTATGCAGCTATTAGTGGATTAATTTTTGTTGGTGTATTTATGATTTTCAATTATAGAATTTTAGGTTTTGTTTCAGTTCTATCTCTAGTACTTTATGGTTTCTTTAACTTGGCCATATATTCATTAATTCCTATAACTTTAACTTTACCTGGAATCTCTGGGCTTATACTTAGTATTGGTATGGCAGTTGATGCGAATATACTAATATTTGAGAGAATTAGAGAAGAATTATATAATGGCAATACTCTTACAAGATCTATTGATAGTGGTTTTCAAAGAGCTAATTCATCCATTGTTGATGGCCATATTACAACTCTTCTAAGTTGTTTTGTGTTGTTTTTATTAGGAACAAATTTTGTTAAAGGTTTTGCTGCAACATTAGGTATTGGAGTCTTAATTAGCTTGTTTACATCATTAAATTGTTCTAAAACTATTTTGAGATTTTTTACAACATATCAATCTTTAAGACAAAAAAATCTCTACCTACCCAGGAAAATTTTCTCAAATTAA
- a CDS encoding 23S rRNA (pseudouridine(1915)-N(3))-methyltransferase RlmH yields MLHSNRLAIYAIGKIKKLWIRDGINQYKKRMPELVINELKTFNLNNLRSNNNIIICLSEEGKQFNSVELCSLLLSFKNKKINFLIGDTDGVNLDIKEKSDLVLSLSPLTFPHELARLILIEQIYRAISISNNSPYHRS; encoded by the coding sequence ATGCTTCACAGTAATAGATTAGCAATTTATGCTATCGGCAAAATAAAGAAACTTTGGATTAGAGATGGAATTAATCAATACAAAAAAAGAATGCCTGAACTTGTCATTAATGAGTTAAAGACTTTTAATTTAAATAATCTTAGATCCAATAACAATATTATTATCTGCCTAAGTGAAGAAGGGAAACAGTTTAATTCAGTTGAACTATGTTCCTTACTCTTGAGTTTTAAAAATAAAAAAATTAATTTCTTAATCGGTGATACTGATGGAGTTAATTTAGATATAAAAGAAAAATCAGATCTTGTACTAAGCCTATCTCCTTTAACTTTTCCTCATGAATTAGCTAGATTAATCCTAATCGAGCAAATCTATAGAGCTATTTCTATATCTAACAATTCCCCTTATCATCGTTCTTAA